One window of Mesorhizobium sp. WSM4904 genomic DNA carries:
- a CDS encoding septal ring lytic transglycosylase RlpA family protein, translated as MKKTNRTALVAVTIAAGLMAGASSASSAAAQCGRASWYALHSRTASGERMNPAELTAAHRTLPFGTRLRVTNKNNGRSVVVRINDRGPFVRGRVLDLSRGAANQLGFIGSGHTAVCMARV; from the coding sequence ATGAAGAAAACCAACCGCACCGCGCTTGTCGCGGTAACGATCGCGGCTGGCCTGATGGCAGGCGCGTCGAGTGCCTCCTCGGCCGCCGCGCAATGCGGACGCGCCTCCTGGTATGCTCTGCATTCGAGAACCGCGTCCGGCGAGCGCATGAATCCCGCCGAACTGACCGCTGCGCACCGCACCTTGCCGTTCGGCACCAGGCTCAGGGTCACCAACAAGAACAATGGCCGCAGCGTCGTGGTGCGCATCAACGATCGCGGTCCGTTCGTCAGAGGCCGCGTGCTCGACCTCTCGCGCGGCGCCGCCAATCAGCTCGGTTTTATCGGCTCGGGCCACACCGCGGTGTGCATGGCGCGCGTCTGA